tatgttttcttctgatgaaaccaacaatgtaaaacaatcttttattttaattcaagtaaaatgcatattttgggaGTTACAACAGATGTAACTATTTCATTGAATGTAAGATTAGATTTTTAAACGGgtgaatagttaaaaaaaaaaaaaaaaaaaaaaaagtattgtaatgAGTAGCCAGGTATTTTTGCATGGCGCAATAAGTTCCATTGCCAGTTCTATGGTTATTAGcacacaaaaaagccaaagaaaaagctaagcaAACTTGTTGCGTTAACCTGTTAGATGCCCAGAGGTGAAGTCTCGCAATCTTTCTGTTGCTCACATTGAACAGAGACGTTCCTGTGTCGCCGTTTGCTGTTCTATGGTTCCCATCACACGTTTTGCCATCGCCGCTAGCCTTCCAATGCTCGCTGAGTTGAAGTCTGATTTCTTTCAAACGTGTTGACTTTGCGCAAGGGAGCCTTGTTTCGAGCCGTCGTCACCCTTGACCTACTTAATGCAAGCTCATcgacatgcgcgcgcacacacaaaagacgCGTGTAGAAGGTGCTGAGATCATCCATGCGTGCACATGGAGGTAATGTTCAACTGGACGTTTTGGAACATTAACGCCTACACACGCGTCAGAATCTaggctgtgtgtgtttgtttacgcAGTATtgtgtcaagtgtgtgtgtgtgtgtgtgtgtgcgcgcatgtatAAAACATGTTAAGTGCAGTGACTGAGTTCAGCACTTTGTAACAAAGGCCAACAAAAGTGGGCTCAGAGTTCCAAGCTTGTTCACCATCCAAATGCCCcgttcctcctcttcctcctttttcGTCGTCGTCTTATAGGGCATCTGCGTTACGCAACATGTGCTGCACCGGGCACGGTCCGAACAGCTTACGTAAGTCGCCGCTTGGCTGCCACGTCGTACTTGCGGGGTCGCCCCGAGCGCGCCGTTCAGGTTCTTTTAGCCCGTGCCGCGCATACGGCCCGTTGGCCGCACGTGATCTCGGAACGCATCAAAACGAGGGTCGCCTCATGGCTTGATCCCCATTAATGAACTGATTGACTGGAAGCGGTTTTCAAAGCGGAGTTCCCCAGCATCGTCAGCCGTTTCTGTGCTTTTTGACTGACCTTTCAagacaataataacaaaagtcAATAGAAGCACAGAACCTAACAATAGAAAGATTACGCTCTTCTTTcacgaggggggaaaaaaaaaaaaaaagcttgtttctGGCTTTCTCTGTTCTTTAATAATCAGTAGTAGAACATCAGTTGGTTTCAACCAAAACATTggtttgatggcaaaataaccATTTACTAATACATATACAAAACTAAGAAACTGATTCACCGCACATTGTAGCACAGGCGTCGGCGCTAACGTTAGCATCCACCATGCTAGGATGCTCTCAGTGTCTGGCTGGAAAATGAGTGATCTGGTTGGAGCGGAATTAGGACGAACGTTGCTTCGTTTTTAGCATTAGCCTTGCTAGTTCATAGACTGGGGAAAAATGACcgctttttgttttgacagtgcCGAAGCGCACCACTGACCGTTAAGGTTAACATGCATCTATATATTCCTATATGACTTTCATGCTAAACATGTTTTAGCAAGCACAGACATCAGCGCTAACGTCAGAATCACCTGACTTTGAGCAGGGCTGCTTTTTCCAAGTGAACCCAGTTGACTTTCTACAGCTTGAAGCAGAATTAGAAAACGCATTGCTTTGTTGTTAGAACTCCTTAATTAGCCGGACTTGAGTTTATCGCACACAGtatctgtgtctctctctctctctctctctcgcgtgCTCTCGGTCTCTTTTATCAAAGTCCAGCTTCTTAAATGCATGAAATAGGCTTAAAGTGTCTCTTGAAGAAGTGAAGTAAGGACATGGAGACCTTCCAGTGGCAAGGCTCTCTCCCCttaaatgcttgtttgtgtgttgtagTCAAGTGATGCAGCCCAACAAACATCTTTCCGTCATTACCtgggggctgttttttttttttttttttttttttttttctcccccttatTTGATTTAGTCTGGTGCAACGGCAGGACACAAGCGATTGGCACACAGAAGTATTTAATCTGTTTAACCTTCTGTGTTTGGAAGGGTTTTTCGTTGTTTAGCCTTGAGGTAAAGTTTAACTACagaggaattttttttccccccccaaaaaagaaatcgcgggggggggggggtggtggtgaAGAGAAGAAGTTGTAATATACATGCCAGCCCTTGAGTTGAGTAAATGTCTCAATGAGCCACGTTCCAAATTGAACAGGAActtgacctttttttgtttgaaacacCCTTTGACATAGTTCAAACGGGGAATTTGTCGAAATCCGACCCGATCGaaagcaggtatcctagacaACTGGGCGACGCTGAACTGCGAGGCTATTTTGTGAATGCCATCTATTGTGGGCGCCACATGGCGTCACACTTTATCGTTTACAGGATAGGGTGTGAAAAAGTGGATGCAAGGGTCGATTCATTCGCACAGCTAGCTTGTTTTATTGCCGTTTGCCGTCATCTCTGCACAAAGCAGCGAGAGCCATACAATGGAAACATTCAGTTTCTCCGTGCAGATTATTGAGAGCGAGTTTACTGGAGTTCATTGACTGCTAGTAACCCCGGCATTTGGAACGCCAGCACAAACCGCATTGTTGGGATGAAAACTCTTGCGGGCGATTGGCTGCGAGCGAGTGCAGCATCTAAGCAGCGGTGTTGGGTTTCACTTTGTGTAGGGACGTTTTGTTCTCGTCGTCCCAAACGGGGTGGGCAGACCCTAATGTGGGACAATGGTTTTATAGAGGAGGCTGGAACACACTAGAGAAGAACCTTTATTTGACTTTGCTACCAGTTTGGTCGTCCACTCTTTAAAGAATGTGCACCAAcgttttgtatttgctttttcaaCACTTGGGTTGCAAGGCCGAGTTAAAAGGCGTCCGTcaggttttgttttaaatgtaaatagtgGTATGTTGATTTACAAGATTAGATGACCATAGATGCATTGCGTTTAGTGAAGTCTAAGTCTACAAAATTTTAGGACCTATTAAATGCCATGCGAATAACAGTTGTTgagtatttgttgtttttccccgaAGGGACGTCGGTAGCTTGCACAAGAATCTGCCGCCGGCTGCCACAAGAGGTTTTTGGCCGCGAACTGTCTGCCTTCGGCCAGCTGTGCCCTGCAGGAGTTCCGCTCCATCACCGGGAAACTGACCAAACTCTCAAGCCGTTATTATTTACCGcgcagtttttatttatttatacagccaGCGTGAgaagcagttttgtttttgtggcgcTTCTGTGGGAGAGTTCATAGTTCCCCTGCATTCCGCCTCAAGGCAGTCAGGCTGGAAGAGCTCTCAACTTCCTAGttgattcttttaaaaaaattataatatagtTTGTCCTGAGCCAAGCTACAGCACCTTTTGACACACGGGTTACCGCACAACTGCGTACTGGCGTCGCTGCAGTTTACTcgtgttacatttatttttaggaCCGACGCCAAGGAGGTTAGGTTGCTATCTGCATTTGTTTGTTCGGCAGGATTACAGAAGCAACAAAACATGGAGTGTAAAATgggatgaaatgaaaataaattttcaaCAACTTTTAAAACTGCTGCCACAGTTTACTCATGTTAAACCAGACACACTTTTTGCTGCCGTTGACtcgttaatttgtatttttaggaCCTCAGTGAAGGATTTTAAGTGTTTATGACCATTTCTTTTGGTAGGATTTACAGAAACAACAGAACATTGTGGAATGGTAAAATGCTGTGGTGGATACTAGGTACTTTGAAGCGTTTACAATTTTGAACCAGATCCAAACTGGGACAGTTtgaccttggcagaggtctacACGCTGCAGAATACCAATTTCTTATAACGGGTGTTGAGGGAGAGCTCAGCACCCAACCGTAAACGGACGCAAAGTAAATAAATGCGGTTTGCAGTTGCGTTTATCGAGGAAATGTCGACCCCAAAACAAGCTTTGCCGCATTGATGCTCAGCGACACGCCGACCATCATCGCTCCGCCTGAACTGTAGTAACCCCGGCCCTTGCCTTGCCCTATAGTAACCCCGGGTAGGCACCCTGCTGCTCTCCCGCCTATTGTTTACATCAGGTAGGTCGCAAAACGAGCAGCACTGTGACACGTGACGCCTGCTGGGCCTGTACACAATGGAACGGTGtttgttgtgcgtgtgtgtgtgtacggaGGCAGCTGGGGGGGGTCTTGGAATGGGATGTTTGACACCATATCAAAGCACTTGTTTGTTACTCCCACGGCTGGTGGGCTACTCCGCTGGCTTGTTATGGTCTGGCTTGATAGGGAGCAGCCCTGGCTCACTGACGTTTGCTTACACGCCTCCACAGCTGCTACCGATTCGCCCCCCCCCAAGAGTCTGGGCCAGTCCCTGAAGAGTGCCGAGGAAGCGCCACGGTCTTATCGTGGTCCTCCATGGACAACCTCCTCAGAAGAGGCAAAGTCAAGAGTCTAAAGCCATGTTTACGGCAAACTGTTTAGTTGTTTACCAGGGTAAAACCTGATCTCGAGTATCTGCAGTCTTGAAAAATTGCCGCATCTGGCATTTACACGCCTGAAATGTTACCAACACGGAATCTCTTAAGATCGTGGTGGTCAATGACAAATGTGAGGGATTAAGCTAATATCAGGTGGTGAACATCACACACCTGTTGCGATTTTTCTGCTATTCCCTTTCACGCAGTTTCTGTCTTGATTTGATACTGCCTCCATAGCAAAGAAATTGATGGGTTCgccttcaccccccccccccaccattcCTTGTTGTTAGGGCTCATCTAATGGCATCGTACAGTTAAAAAATGATACCAGCTTGCTGCTGCATCTGGCGTTTACCTTcctgtgcctttcacacagaatgCAGAGGCGGAATACTAGTGCAAGTGAATAATCGAGTCTAGTGTTAAACCTTGCACCTCAGTTACGGTTTTTCACCGTCTCGCTTCAGCTTCATCTTGGACACTAGCTCCAAAGTGGTGAAATTGCCGGGTTGCCTTCATGCCCCACCATGCCCTGACCAAAACGGTATTTCTCACTGACCACCATAGCTGGCCTTTTCCCCAGCAGAAGTCGACCAGGTCATTCACAGGCTTCTGACCTAGTGTCAGAGGTGTAACCGCCATGACCACAGTGTGACGTTTTACACCGGAAACTCTCTGCCCACACTCTATAAATGACCACTGATAGGTGGGTCGTTGGGTCCTGACTGAaaggaggtgtttttttttttttgtcagatatACGTAGCGCTCCCAACTGAACGGAACAGCTCGGTGGTGGATACAAGGCTTAAAAAGTGTACTGACATGAGTCACGAGAAGGCCTGCCCAACCTGATTTACAGTTCCGATATCCTTAAGGTTACTTTGCCGTATGTCAACTGCAGGAGGAGTTGCCTGCTGGTGTTACTTCAGTTCAGAGACTCGGTGATGATGTCAGGGTGTTCTTGTCTCCTGCTGTTGAAGAATTCCTTACATCTTCTGGACAAAAGAACGGTCAGCTAGCCGATGTGTATTTTTCAGAGTGGTTGCTGTTTTCTTTGGCCACGCCAGAACACGGTGTTCTCGTCATGTTGTTCAagccaaacaaaaacagcttctCCTCGTATCAACGCCTCGTTTTGATTGAGATGAGTAGGCTGATAGAACTTCCCCACAAAGCGCCATCCGTCTTCTGACTGGGAGTACTGATCAAAAGCCAGCGACTGCGGTGAGACTTACTGCTGCTCTTTCAGCTGTCTCTCTTTGCAAGAACTTCTCGTTGTGTATCTTGCTGAGGCATTGAGAACAGAAAGTGAGTCATTGTGACTGTGCTGAGCCCACCTGTTCTGCGTCTTTGTGTTCCAGTTGGCCCAGTGACTTGCCAGTCACATTGAAAATGACTGCAGCCTGTACACACAAAGACTTCTAGTATACTGAATCCCAGTTCCGAGCGGTAACCAGTCGTGGTTTCTCCATCAGACACATCTTCTTCACACATGTGAAAGAGGACCTCCGGAATGGCCACCTACGCATGGGCTCGGAGCAGGCCAAGGAACTGAGCGCCCTGTTGGCCCAGGCAGAGTTTGGCGACTACAACCAAAACACGGCCCGGTACTGGTACTTGGAGCTCTGCGGTGAGGAGCCGTGTCCTGCCACGGTCAACGGGTAAGCGGACGCATTGAATGTACCGTGCTCTAGTAGTGGCGTTGCACATGAAGTTCTTTCGCAACATGTCGAGCGTTCCAAAGGGTCATGTAGTAGTCCATTCCTCGACTACTGTAAAAGATCGATCGGAatgtccccttttttttttttttttttgtcagcctgAGTAACCGCCGACCTGTGATTGCAGCATCGTGTCCAGACACAAGGCCCTAGAGGGCTTGAGCCAGGCCTCTGTGGAGTACCAAGCCCTACAGCTGGTCTCCTCGCTGGAGCACTATGGCGTGGAGTGGCACTGGGCCCGCGACGCCCACGGCCAGCGCTTGGCCATTGGCGTCGGACCCGAAGGCATCGCGGTGTGCAAGGAGGACTTCAGCCTCATCAACCGGTACGTCCCACCCCCAGACACTGATTACCATATTTACATTCAAAAACGTTTAATTTTAGTCTGTTCAATAAATGATCCTGTTCAGCCCGTGACCTAAATTGTGCTTTGAAttttgatttcccccccccccccgaccaaACCCTCCAACGATTGAGTTCGACATCCCTCAGCCAAAAGCCTCAATCATAAATACTGCCTCCACTGTACAGGGTCAGCTACCCTGTCATTCAGATTGCCACCCAGTCGGGGAAGACCGTGTACCTGACCGTCACCAAGGACAACAACGACAGCGCGGTGCTCATGTTCAAGCTGATCAGCAACCGCGCCGCCAGTGGCCTGTACCGCGCCATCACGGAGACGCACGCCTTCTACCGGTAAGCGGACAGTCACTTAGCTCCTCCTACCACCGTGGTTGGCGCACCAGATCCATAAAAGGTGCCTCGTAACTCAAACTTGCAAGCCATTCAAAAGTCCATTTTTAAAGTTGTACAATTTTTCCGTCTGTTAAGGTGCGACACAGTGACCAACGCGGTGATGATGCAGTACAGTCGCGATTTCAAGGGTCACCTCGCTTCGCTCTTTCTCAACGAGAACATCAACCTGGGGAAGAAGTACGTCTTCGACATCCGCCGCACCTCCAAGGAAGTCTACGACCACGCCCGCCGCGCCCTCTACAACGCCGGCGTGGTGGATTTGATGTCCCGCTCTGGGGGCGAACGCTCGCCTGCTTCGCGCTCGCCAAGTCGCCAGGACGGCttcgacgacgacgacgacgacggctcCGACTGCGGCAGCTGCCAGCGGAGTCGGGCGCTGCAGGAGAGGCTGCACAAACTACGGGAGGCGCTGTTGTGCACGCTGTGCTGCGAGGAGCAGATCGACGCCGCCTTCTGTCCCTGCGGTCACCTGGTGTGCTGCCAGACGTGCGCCAACCAGCTGCAGGTGAGGCTCGCGTCTCCGCCGCCGCCGTTTTCAGGGTCAGGAATTTCTGTCGTACGCTGGGCATTGGCCACCCGGGCCTTCAGTGGAGACTCGATCCGCTTCTTAATAGCGCCACTGTCACATCGCAACTATACAAACCATCAATACTACAAGATACAAAAACTCAATATAACCGCATGCTACTGTTCTACGTACATCTGGAGCCGTAATCAATGTTTATCTCGTaacttgactaaattgtcaaatGAAATGCGAAGGACATAATGTGTGGGGATCGCTGTGGATGCGTTTTGTTCGTCAAAGTTTGCTGTAACAAGATTACTGTAGCTCTGACCAACCAAAGGACTGAAAAATTTTGACATCGAGGATTTGaatttgattggttaaagaaacagtcccgtttctatccatccagccattttctgtaccgctttatcctcactagggtcacgggcgtgctcgagcctatcccagctatcttcgggcgacaggcggggtacacgccgaactggtcgccagccaatcgcagggcacctatgaACAAACCAGccttcacacctaagggcaatttagagtcttcaattaacctagcacgcatgtttttgggatgtgggaggaaattggagtgcccggagaaaagccacgcaggcacggggagaacatgcaaactccacacaggcggggccgggattagaaccccggtcctcagaactgtgaggcagatgtgctaaccagtcgtgcaccgtgctgCCTCCCATTTCTAATATAGTTTAAATTGCGAGACAGTCTTAGGAGCGACTTCCAACTGTTTATGCAACGGAATGGTGATCTCCCGCAAAAATCGCGGTTTTTCTACTTCGGCTCcactatttaattattattagttgcattccatttattatattttaacaaAACGGTCTTACTCAAATGTGTCTAAGCTCTTTTTGCTGGTTatcgtctaaaaaaaaaaaaaaagaaaaacattcagcCTTTCAATCTTGAGTTGTGACATAATGCTGCAGTGGAAGTGAGGAAGAGGCGGAGCTTCTGCGACGCTTCTCAGACAGTTGGAGAGTTAATGGATTCGTTCTcgagctattttcaacacttgaaATTGGTTAATTGTCAAAATAAGAGTTGACGTGAGGACTGACTgcattttcctccattttttgTTTCACCGCAGTTGTGTCCGGTGTGTCGCTCGGAGGTGGAGCACGTGCAGCACGTCTACCTGCCCACCTGCACCAGCCTCCTCAACCTGGCCATGGCCGACC
This is a stretch of genomic DNA from Phycodurus eques isolate BA_2022a chromosome 20, UOR_Pequ_1.1, whole genome shotgun sequence. It encodes these proteins:
- the mylipa gene encoding E3 ubiquitin-protein ligase MYLIP-A, with translation MLCHVTRPDSVVMEVEVDAKANGEDCLNKVCRKLGIIEVDYFGLQLTGSKGENLWLNLRNRICQQVDNLTPCRLRLRVKFFVEPHLILQEQTRHIFFTHVKEDLRNGHLRMGSEQAKELSALLAQAEFGDYNQNTARYWYLELCGEEPCPATVNGIVSRHKALEGLSQASVEYQALQLVSSLEHYGVEWHWARDAHGQRLAIGVGPEGIAVCKEDFSLINRVSYPVIQIATQSGKTVYLTVTKDNNDSAVLMFKLISNRAASGLYRAITETHAFYRCDTVTNAVMMQYSRDFKGHLASLFLNENINLGKKYVFDIRRTSKEVYDHARRALYNAGVVDLMSRSGGERSPASRSPSRQDGFDDDDDDGSDCGSCQRSRALQERLHKLREALLCTLCCEEQIDAAFCPCGHLVCCQTCANQLQLCPVCRSEVEHVQHVYLPTCTSLLNLAMADRRADRVVGGGGGIPASICRDLASPHDCEGDDYDKIFTNT